In a genomic window of candidate division WOR-3 bacterium:
- the queC gene encoding 7-cyano-7-deazaguanine synthase QueC: MIPKKAVVLLSGGLDSSVLLAFVIKKEKMLALPMVFDYGQRHRIEIESAKKVARSQGCEPVKIFSIDLSSLKGSSLTDLSLEVPDNKEIGSKLPNTYVPARNLIFLSISSAWAEVSGAEAVYYGANAIDYSGYPDCRPEFTECFQKTVNLGTGYFFKDAKLSIKAPFSKMRKHEIIKLGSELGVDFSLTHSCYNPTKEGKACGKCDSCKIRRDAFIKAGIKDTTKYAQDL; this comes from the coding sequence TTGATACCAAAAAAAGCAGTTGTTCTACTTTCCGGAGGGCTGGATTCCTCAGTCCTCCTTGCTTTTGTGATCAAGAAGGAAAAAATGCTCGCTTTGCCCATGGTTTTTGATTACGGGCAAAGGCATCGAATTGAAATTGAATCGGCAAAAAAAGTAGCTCGGTCTCAGGGCTGCGAACCCGTGAAAATTTTCAGTATCGACCTCTCTTCATTAAAGGGTTCAAGCCTTACGGACCTTTCTCTTGAAGTGCCAGACAACAAGGAAATTGGGTCAAAACTTCCTAATACTTATGTCCCGGCGAGGAACCTGATATTTCTTTCAATCTCCTCCGCTTGGGCTGAAGTCTCCGGAGCTGAGGCGGTTTATTACGGCGCGAACGCGATTGACTATTCGGGCTACCCCGACTGCAGACCTGAATTCACAGAGTGTTTTCAGAAAACTGTGAATCTCGGAACAGGATACTTTTTCAAAGACGCAAAACTTTCGATCAAAGCTCCTTTTTCTAAAATGAGAAAACACGAAATAATCAAACTCGGAAGCGAACTGGGCGTCGATTTTTCTCTGACTCATTCCTGTTACAATCCCACGAAAGAAGGGAAGGCGTGTGGTAAATGCGACAGCTGCAAGATAAGAAGAGACGCTTTTATTAAAGCAGGCATAAAAGACACTACAAAATATGCTCAAGATCTGTGA
- a CDS encoding aminopeptidase P family protein — protein sequence MKKGRKFVSITREKLESFCEHLKQKGVDAFLIQDFENGRSSSLRYFSGHPEDAMLIILASGRRILIPWDVIMAEKVAGVEEIVDFGKKGGSYFAALETTLKDILGDKYTIELQNTVGYLEHKYYKKRLKGAKIVVFDSPKKSADYFINRLRMHKSQGEIKLLKKACEITNTIIQDIEKYLKKNKKNENFRENSLSLFVEMKALEYGCDSVSFETIVANPDRSWSIHTNPRAGSGKLVKPGLSLVDFGVTYKGYKSDVTVSFSLGKLSKIQEKMIHTVENAQREAIKVVKPGVFAHQIAEAADLVIKKAGMNMPHSLGHGIGLDVHDPGRIVTKPKDEKMLKRFKPLKIEEGMVFTIEPGVYHTRYGGCRLEDDVLVTDTSCEVLTKSRFMRI from the coding sequence ATGAAAAAAGGCAGAAAATTTGTTTCGATAACCCGGGAAAAACTCGAAAGCTTCTGTGAGCATTTAAAACAAAAGGGAGTTGACGCTTTTCTCATTCAGGATTTCGAAAACGGACGCAGTTCTTCGCTGAGATATTTTTCAGGTCATCCCGAGGACGCTATGTTGATAATTTTGGCCTCCGGGAGGAGAATACTCATACCGTGGGATGTGATAATGGCCGAAAAGGTCGCCGGAGTCGAGGAGATAGTCGATTTCGGAAAAAAGGGAGGGTCGTACTTCGCAGCGCTCGAGACGACGCTGAAAGATATTTTGGGTGATAAATACACGATAGAACTGCAAAACACGGTAGGGTATTTGGAACACAAATACTACAAGAAAAGACTGAAAGGGGCTAAAATCGTCGTATTCGACTCACCCAAGAAATCAGCAGATTATTTTATAAACCGATTGAGGATGCATAAGTCTCAGGGAGAGATAAAACTTCTCAAGAAAGCCTGCGAGATAACAAATACGATAATTCAGGACATAGAGAAATACTTGAAAAAAAACAAAAAAAACGAGAACTTCAGGGAAAACAGCCTCTCTCTGTTCGTCGAGATGAAAGCTCTGGAATACGGCTGCGATTCGGTGTCCTTCGAGACAATTGTCGCCAACCCCGACAGGTCCTGGTCTATCCACACCAACCCGAGGGCAGGTTCAGGAAAATTGGTGAAACCGGGATTGTCTCTCGTGGATTTCGGAGTCACTTACAAAGGGTACAAAAGCGACGTCACAGTCAGTTTTTCTTTGGGAAAACTGTCGAAAATCCAGGAAAAAATGATCCACACCGTCGAGAACGCGCAAAGAGAAGCGATCAAAGTCGTGAAACCTGGCGTCTTCGCTCATCAAATTGCCGAAGCTGCAGACCTGGTAATAAAAAAAGCCGGCATGAACATGCCGCATTCTTTGGGGCACGGGATAGGTCTTGATGTCCATGACCCCGGCAGAATAGTCACAAAGCCGAAAGACGAAAAAATGCTCAAAAGGTTTAAACCGCTAAAAATTGAAGAAGGAATGGTTTTCACGATTGAACCAGGAGTCTACCACACCCGTTATGGAGGCTGCAGGCTGGAAGACGACGTTTTGGTTACGGACACGTCTTGTGAAGTCCTGACAAAGTCGAGGTTCATGAGAATTTGA